One Chitinophagaceae bacterium C216 genomic window carries:
- the cslA gene encoding Chondroitinase-AC — MRRCFFSIYVILILFSLLFAFSGYGQSDTIINRYRSYLLQIDTTDIAYVQKLHNSIRPDGTWSDINYQDTEPAAWNVSEHLKRLQAMATLFTKPNNALYQDVSLLRSIEKAIDHWTEKRYQSSNWWHNQIGVPRYMRDIIILLRHYLDDNRWQKALSVMAQLQVNDHYLAGNLIWCADLGLHYAALTDDLQLMQRCRDLIVKEVKIGRGEGIQPDYSFQQHGARLQMYQYGKAYIWESLRIAWQLRGTSLAFPDEKVQILTDVVLNGWQWMARGIYTVPGTMDRSSSRKGELRAADIRPLIPFIVAVSPERKRELMEMNAVMNQSRSLKGFRYYPFSDFAAYHRPEFSFFLKTISTRTLPTESINRENLKGKLLNSCDAYLIRTGEEYTDLMPVWDWNRLPGVTAFQGAHAIERKEFVGSVSDGVSGVSVMDYVIKDSIGRQKLSAKKLWVCYEDFIICLIAGIKDEQIPGRIYTAIDQCRWHGSIATDLNSIELSEGTHVLHGVSWVYHNGFAYILLESSDMEIQLKSVTGSWHDINRAESKTVITEKVFTPVIYHNSKENNATGYVLTRANSTAAVNKLVRRPHWSVISNDENVQAVHLKKNVLMAAFHNAGTVPYKKGKINVDKACLMLVKGGKIYISDPTHKGATVTITTHRHAKTIALPKDGKTIIIENLL; from the coding sequence ATGAGACGGTGTTTTTTTTCAATATATGTCATTCTGATATTATTTAGCTTGCTTTTTGCCTTCTCTGGTTATGGGCAAAGCGATACTATTATCAATAGATATCGTAGTTATTTATTACAGATAGATACTACAGATATTGCATATGTACAAAAGTTGCATAACTCTATAAGACCGGATGGGACGTGGTCGGATATTAACTATCAGGATACAGAACCTGCGGCTTGGAATGTGTCTGAGCATTTGAAAAGACTGCAGGCGATGGCTACTTTATTTACTAAACCTAATAATGCACTTTATCAAGATGTTTCTTTATTACGGTCTATCGAAAAGGCTATAGATCACTGGACTGAGAAGCGCTATCAAAGCTCAAACTGGTGGCATAACCAAATTGGGGTGCCGCGTTATATGCGAGATATTATTATCCTGCTTCGCCATTATTTAGATGATAATAGATGGCAAAAAGCATTGTCGGTCATGGCACAGCTACAAGTGAATGATCATTATCTAGCCGGTAACCTAATTTGGTGTGCTGATCTTGGCTTGCATTATGCAGCACTCACTGATGATTTACAGCTGATGCAGCGTTGTAGAGACCTCATAGTCAAAGAAGTCAAGATAGGAAGAGGAGAAGGAATACAACCCGATTACAGTTTTCAACAACATGGTGCGAGACTGCAGATGTACCAATATGGCAAGGCTTATATCTGGGAAAGTCTACGGATAGCCTGGCAGTTGCGAGGTACTAGTCTTGCCTTTCCTGATGAGAAAGTACAGATATTAACAGATGTTGTGTTGAATGGTTGGCAATGGATGGCCAGAGGAATATATACGGTTCCTGGCACAATGGATCGTTCTTCATCAAGAAAAGGAGAATTGAGAGCTGCTGATATCAGGCCTCTTATCCCTTTTATTGTAGCAGTGAGTCCAGAAAGAAAAAGGGAATTGATGGAAATGAATGCCGTGATGAACCAAAGTCGTTCGCTGAAAGGATTCCGTTATTACCCATTTTCCGATTTTGCAGCATATCATAGACCCGAATTTAGCTTTTTCCTGAAAACTATTTCAACACGTACATTACCTACAGAGTCTATTAATCGTGAGAACCTAAAAGGAAAACTCCTGAATAGCTGTGATGCTTACTTGATTAGAACAGGAGAAGAGTATACGGACTTAATGCCTGTATGGGATTGGAATAGGCTTCCTGGCGTTACTGCGTTTCAAGGAGCTCATGCTATAGAGCGTAAAGAATTTGTAGGAAGCGTTAGCGATGGAGTGAGTGGGGTATCTGTAATGGATTATGTAATTAAAGACAGTATAGGGAGGCAAAAATTATCGGCGAAGAAGCTATGGGTGTGTTACGAGGATTTCATTATTTGTCTTATAGCTGGCATAAAAGATGAGCAAATTCCTGGGCGTATATATACAGCAATAGATCAGTGTAGATGGCATGGTAGTATTGCTACCGACCTCAACAGTATTGAATTGTCTGAGGGGACACATGTGCTTCATGGTGTATCGTGGGTTTATCATAACGGTTTTGCATATATCCTTCTTGAGTCTTCTGATATGGAAATTCAGTTAAAATCAGTTACAGGAAGCTGGCATGATATTAATAGAGCAGAATCTAAAACTGTCATTACAGAAAAAGTATTTACACCCGTTATATACCATAATTCTAAGGAGAATAATGCGACAGGATATGTTTTGACTAGAGCTAATTCAACGGCTGCAGTGAACAAATTAGTAAGACGACCTCATTGGAGTGTTATTTCAAATGATGAGAATGTCCAGGCCGTGCACTTAAAAAAGAATGTATTAATGGCAGCTTTTCATAATGCGGGAACAGTACCGTATAAGAAAGGAAAAATTAATGTTGATAAAGCTTGTCTAATGTTAGTCAAAGGTGGTAAAATTTATATAAGCGATCCTACGCATAAAGGTGCGACGGTGACGATTACAACACATAGGCACGCAAAAACGATAGCACTTCCTAAAGATGGAAAAACAATTATAATAGAAAACTTACTTTAA